In one Aeromicrobium erythreum genomic region, the following are encoded:
- a CDS encoding phosphoglycerate kinase, protein MAAQTIDDLLASRGGDLSGTRVLVRSDLNVPLDGSTITDDGRVRASVPTIQKLAGAGARVLVTAHLGRPKGAPDPAYSLEPVAERLAELLGTPVLFANDTVGTEAQRITAALQDGQVAVLENVRFNEGETSKDDAVRGAFADELAALADVFVSDGFGVVHRKQASVYDVATRLPAVVGGLVQAEVEVLERLTESPERPYVVVLGGSKVSDKLGVIDNLIEKADSLLIGGGMVFTFLKAQGHDVGSSLLEADQLDVAREYVERAAARGVDLVLPTDVVVAPEFSADAPATVVAADAMPDDQMGLDIGPESAERFAEVVRGARTVFWNGPMGVFEFEAFAAGTKAVAQALTEVDGLSVVGGGDSAAAVRQLGFTDDQFGHISTGGGASLEYLEGKTLPGLQILEKES, encoded by the coding sequence GTGGCGGCCCAGACGATCGACGACCTGCTCGCGAGCCGCGGGGGAGACCTCAGCGGCACGCGGGTGCTGGTCCGCAGCGACCTGAACGTGCCGCTGGACGGCAGCACGATCACCGACGACGGCCGCGTGCGCGCCAGCGTCCCGACCATCCAGAAGCTCGCCGGTGCCGGTGCGCGCGTGCTCGTCACCGCGCACCTCGGCCGGCCGAAGGGTGCGCCGGACCCCGCCTACTCGCTGGAGCCCGTGGCCGAGCGCCTCGCCGAGTTGCTCGGCACGCCCGTGCTGTTCGCCAACGACACCGTCGGCACCGAGGCGCAGCGGATCACCGCGGCGCTGCAGGACGGCCAGGTGGCCGTGCTCGAGAACGTCCGCTTCAACGAGGGCGAGACGAGCAAGGACGACGCCGTCCGCGGCGCGTTCGCCGACGAGCTCGCGGCGCTGGCCGACGTGTTCGTCTCCGACGGGTTCGGGGTCGTGCACCGCAAGCAGGCCAGCGTCTACGACGTCGCCACGCGGCTCCCGGCCGTGGTCGGCGGTCTCGTGCAGGCCGAGGTGGAGGTGCTGGAGCGGCTCACCGAGTCGCCCGAGCGCCCCTACGTCGTCGTGCTGGGCGGGTCGAAGGTCTCCGACAAGCTGGGCGTCATCGACAACCTGATCGAGAAGGCCGACAGCCTGCTCATCGGCGGCGGCATGGTCTTCACGTTCCTCAAGGCGCAGGGCCACGACGTCGGCTCCTCGCTGCTCGAGGCCGACCAGCTCGACGTCGCCCGCGAGTACGTCGAGCGCGCTGCCGCGCGGGGCGTCGACCTCGTGCTCCCGACCGACGTCGTCGTCGCGCCGGAGTTCTCGGCCGACGCCCCGGCCACGGTCGTCGCCGCCGACGCGATGCCCGACGACCAGATGGGCCTCGACATCGGCCCGGAGAGCGCCGAGCGCTTCGCCGAGGTCGTGCGCGGCGCGCGCACCGTCTTCTGGAACGGCCCCATGGGCGTGTTCGAGTTCGAGGCGTTCGCGGCCGGCACGAAGGCCGTCGCGCAGGCGCTCACCGAGGTCGACGGACTGTCGGTCGTCGGCGGGGGCGACTCCGCCGCGGCGGTGCGCCAGCTCGGCTTCACCGACGACCAGTTCGGCCACATCTCCACCGGGGGCGGCGCGAGCCTCGAGTACCTCGAGGGCAAGACCCTGCCCGGCCTGCAGATCCTCGAGAAGGAGTCCTGA
- the gap gene encoding type I glyceraldehyde-3-phosphate dehydrogenase: MTVRVGINGFGRIGRNFFRAARAAGTDIEIVAVNDLTDNKTLATLLKYDSILGRLDADVSYDDTSITVGDQKIAAFAERDPAKLDWASVGVDIVVESTGFFTDATKAKAHVDGGAKKVIISAPAKNEDITIVMGVNHDLYDGAQHTVISNASCTTNCLAPMAKALNDALGIEQGLMTTIHAYTQDQNLQDAPHSDLRRARAAALNIVPTSTGAAKAVSLVLPELKGKLDGYALRVPVPTGSATDLTFTASRETSVEEVNEILKTASEGALKGFLTYTEDPIVSSDIVTDPSSCIFDSGLTKVIGDQVKVVGWYDNEWGYSNRLVDLVKHVGASL, translated from the coding sequence GTGACCGTTCGCGTGGGCATCAACGGCTTCGGCCGCATCGGCCGCAACTTCTTCCGGGCGGCCCGTGCCGCCGGGACCGACATCGAGATCGTCGCCGTCAACGACCTGACGGACAACAAGACGCTCGCGACGCTCCTCAAGTACGACTCGATCCTGGGCCGCCTCGACGCCGACGTGTCCTACGACGACACGTCGATCACCGTCGGCGACCAGAAGATCGCCGCGTTCGCCGAGCGCGACCCCGCGAAGCTCGACTGGGCCTCGGTCGGCGTCGACATCGTCGTCGAGTCCACCGGCTTCTTCACCGACGCCACCAAGGCGAAGGCGCACGTCGACGGCGGCGCCAAGAAGGTCATCATCTCCGCCCCGGCGAAGAACGAGGACATCACCATCGTCATGGGCGTCAACCACGACCTCTACGACGGTGCGCAGCACACGGTCATCTCCAACGCCTCCTGCACCACCAACTGCCTCGCCCCGATGGCCAAGGCGCTCAACGACGCCCTCGGCATCGAGCAGGGCCTCATGACGACGATCCACGCGTACACGCAGGACCAGAACCTGCAGGACGCGCCGCACAGCGACCTGCGTCGCGCCCGCGCCGCCGCGCTCAACATCGTGCCCACCTCCACGGGTGCCGCGAAGGCCGTCAGCCTCGTGCTCCCCGAGCTCAAGGGCAAGCTCGACGGCTACGCGCTGCGCGTGCCGGTGCCCACCGGCTCGGCTACCGACCTCACCTTCACCGCGTCGCGCGAGACGTCGGTCGAGGAGGTCAACGAGATCCTGAAGACGGCCTCCGAGGGCGCGCTCAAGGGCTTCCTCACCTACACCGAGGACCCGATCGTCTCCTCCGACATCGTCACCGACCCGTCGTCGTGCATCTTCGACTCGGGCCTGACGAAGGTCATCGGCGACCAGGTCAAGGTCGTCGGCTGGTACGACAACGAGTGGGGCTACTCCAACCGCCTCGTCGACCTCGTCAAGCACGTCGGCGCCTCTCTCTGA
- a CDS encoding putative protein N(5)-glutamine methyltransferase — MRSPRPDADAVAARLRAAGCVFADDEARLLLAEHEAGRPLHDMVARRVAGEPLEQVLGWAELDGVRVRLRPGVFVPRRRSAALVHAALEVVDREARAVVVDLCCGSGALGLAVSRSVPHLELHAADVDPTACACARDNLDGVGEVHQGDLLDALPADLAGRVDLLLVNAPYVPTADLVTLPREARDHESATALDGGADGVVLHRRVAADAGAWVRRGGRVLVETSRRQAPLTVAGFAPADWHVDVLTDDDLGATVVRATRR, encoded by the coding sequence ATGCGCTCCCCGAGGCCTGACGCCGACGCCGTCGCGGCCCGTCTGCGCGCCGCCGGGTGCGTGTTCGCCGACGACGAGGCGCGTCTGCTGCTCGCCGAGCACGAGGCGGGCCGTCCGCTCCACGACATGGTCGCTCGACGGGTCGCCGGCGAGCCGCTCGAGCAGGTGCTCGGCTGGGCCGAGCTCGACGGCGTGCGCGTACGGCTGCGGCCGGGCGTCTTCGTGCCGCGGCGCCGCTCCGCCGCCCTCGTCCACGCGGCCCTCGAGGTCGTCGACCGCGAGGCCCGCGCCGTGGTCGTCGACCTGTGCTGCGGGTCGGGGGCCCTGGGGCTCGCGGTCTCCCGCTCGGTGCCCCACCTCGAGCTGCACGCGGCCGACGTCGACCCGACGGCCTGTGCTTGTGCCCGCGACAACCTCGACGGCGTCGGCGAGGTCCACCAGGGAGACCTGCTCGACGCGCTGCCCGCCGACCTGGCCGGGCGTGTGGACCTGCTGCTCGTGAACGCGCCCTACGTTCCGACGGCAGACCTCGTCACGCTGCCGCGCGAGGCCCGCGACCACGAGTCCGCGACCGCGCTCGACGGTGGCGCCGACGGCGTGGTGCTGCACCGGCGCGTCGCAGCAGACGCCGGGGCCTGGGTCCGCCGCGGAGGACGGGTGCTGGTCGAGACCTCCAGGCGCCAGGCGCCGCTCACCGTCGCCGGCTTCGCCCCGGCCGACTGGCACGTCGACGTGCTCACCGACGACGACCTCGGCGCGACCGTGGTGCGGGCGACTCGCCGGTAG
- the whiA gene encoding DNA-binding protein WhiA: MAMTAQVKSELASTTVTKACCRKAEVASMLRFAGGLHIVAGRIVVEAELDTGAVARRLRRDIQEVYGHASEILVVQGTNLRKGTHYVVRVAKDGEALARQTGLIDASGRPVRGLPPQIVSGASCDSVAAWRGTFLAHGSLTEPGRSSALEVSCPGPEAALALVGAARRLGISAKAREVRGGDRVVIRDGEAIGALLTRLGAHETLLAWEERRMRREVRATANRLANFDDANLRRSARAAVAAGARAQRALEILGEDVPDHLRMAGDLRVEHRQASLEELGALHEPPLTKDAIAGRIRRLLAMADKRASDLGIPDTEASVNEDALPEA, from the coding sequence ATGGCCATGACGGCTCAGGTCAAGTCGGAGCTCGCGAGCACCACGGTGACGAAGGCGTGCTGCCGCAAGGCGGAGGTCGCCTCGATGCTGCGCTTCGCCGGCGGTCTGCACATCGTGGCGGGTCGCATCGTGGTGGAGGCCGAGCTCGACACCGGCGCCGTCGCGCGGCGTCTGCGCCGCGACATCCAGGAGGTCTACGGGCACGCGAGCGAGATCCTCGTCGTCCAGGGCACCAATCTGCGCAAGGGCACGCACTACGTGGTGCGGGTGGCCAAGGACGGTGAGGCGCTCGCCCGCCAGACCGGCCTCATCGACGCGAGCGGTCGCCCCGTCCGCGGGCTGCCGCCGCAGATCGTCTCCGGTGCGTCGTGCGACTCCGTCGCCGCCTGGCGCGGCACGTTCCTCGCGCACGGCTCGCTCACCGAGCCCGGCCGCTCGTCGGCGCTCGAGGTGAGCTGCCCCGGTCCCGAGGCGGCGCTGGCGCTCGTGGGCGCCGCGCGCCGGCTCGGCATCAGCGCCAAGGCGCGTGAGGTGCGCGGTGGCGACCGCGTCGTCATCCGCGACGGCGAGGCCATCGGTGCGCTCCTGACCCGCCTCGGGGCGCACGAGACGCTGCTGGCGTGGGAGGAGCGCCGCATGCGCCGCGAAGTGCGTGCCACCGCCAACCGGCTCGCGAACTTCGACGACGCCAACCTGCGTCGCTCGGCCCGCGCGGCGGTCGCTGCCGGAGCCCGGGCACAGCGCGCGCTGGAGATCCTCGGCGAGGACGTCCCGGACCACCTGCGGATGGCCGGCGACCTGCGCGTCGAGCACCGGCAGGCCAGCCTCGAGGAGCTCGGTGCCCTGCACGAGCCCCCGCTCACGAAGGACGCGATCGCGGGTCGTATCCGCCGCCTCCTGGCCATGGCCGACAAGCGCGCGTCCGACCTCGGCATCCCCGACACCGAGGCGAGCGTCAACGAGGATGCGCTCCCCGAGGCCTGA
- a CDS encoding gluconeogenesis factor YvcK family protein, translated as MTTPPTAPPGGVRVVALGGGHGLAASLSALRLLDTQLTGIVTVADNGGSSGRLREELGVLPPGDLRMALAALCADDQWGRQWATVLQHRFSSDGPLDQHAVGNLLIAAIWGILDDHVAGLDLVGDLLGARGRVLPMAAVPLHIEADVHLRADPDRLTVVRGQAQVASVDGQVVSVRLDPEDPPACPEAVEAVEAADWVVVGPGSWFTSVMPNLLVPQLRDALERTSARRALVLNLSEQEGETEGLSPTDHLEVLAAHAPDLRLDVVLADHSLVDDAGVLERAAQSLGARVVAADVAVARGADQHDPARLARAFEGFLRAGIQ; from the coding sequence GTGACCACCCCGCCGACGGCACCTCCCGGCGGCGTCCGGGTCGTCGCCCTCGGCGGCGGGCACGGGCTGGCCGCGAGCCTGTCCGCGCTGCGTCTGCTCGACACCCAGCTCACCGGCATCGTCACCGTCGCCGACAACGGCGGCTCTTCCGGCCGGCTGCGCGAGGAGCTCGGGGTGCTGCCGCCCGGCGACCTGCGGATGGCGCTCGCCGCCCTGTGCGCCGACGACCAGTGGGGCCGGCAGTGGGCCACGGTCCTGCAGCACCGCTTCAGTAGCGACGGCCCGCTCGACCAGCACGCCGTCGGCAACCTGCTCATCGCGGCGATCTGGGGGATCCTCGACGACCACGTCGCCGGGCTCGACCTCGTCGGCGACCTCCTCGGCGCGCGGGGCCGGGTGCTCCCCATGGCCGCCGTCCCGTTGCACATCGAGGCGGACGTGCACCTGCGCGCAGACCCCGACCGGCTCACCGTGGTGCGCGGCCAGGCGCAGGTCGCGTCCGTCGACGGGCAGGTGGTGAGCGTCCGGCTCGACCCGGAGGACCCGCCGGCGTGTCCCGAGGCCGTCGAGGCCGTGGAGGCGGCCGACTGGGTCGTCGTCGGCCCCGGCTCGTGGTTCACCTCGGTCATGCCGAACCTGCTGGTGCCGCAGCTGCGCGACGCGCTCGAGCGCACGTCGGCGCGCCGCGCGCTCGTGCTCAACCTCAGCGAGCAGGAGGGCGAGACCGAGGGGCTCTCGCCGACCGACCACCTCGAGGTGCTCGCCGCGCACGCCCCCGACCTACGGCTCGACGTCGTCCTCGCCGACCACTCGCTCGTCGACGACGCAGGCGTGCTCGAGCGGGCCGCGCAGTCGCTCGGCGCACGCGTCGTGGCGGCCGACGTCGCGGTCGCCCGGGGCGCCGACCAGCACGACCCCGCCCGGCTGGCCCGGGCCTTCGAAGGGTTCTTGCGCGCGGGCATACAGTGA
- the rapZ gene encoding RNase adapter RapZ, with amino-acid sequence MTPLTTFVVVTGMTGAGRGTAAKALEKLGYYVIDNLPAAMIEEAVDAVQGADVPRLAVVVDSRSGAFFGGLTDALESLRERGIRARVLYLEAADEVLVRRQEAARRPHPLSMEGRLLDGFNRERELLRTVRGRADIVIDTTRLNIHHLARRVQAAFEEPGALGLRASVMSFGFKYGIPIDADMVADMRFLPNPYWVEELRPMSGLDAPVSEYVLSQPKAEEFLDSYENLVDMLTDGFLHEDKRFLTIAIGCTGGRHRSVAMSEAFAERLRGHGVRTLVVHRDLGRE; translated from the coding sequence ATGACCCCGCTGACCACCTTCGTCGTCGTCACCGGCATGACCGGTGCGGGTCGCGGCACCGCCGCGAAGGCGCTCGAGAAGCTCGGCTACTACGTCATCGACAACCTGCCCGCCGCGATGATCGAGGAGGCCGTCGACGCCGTCCAGGGCGCCGACGTCCCGCGTCTGGCCGTCGTCGTCGACTCCCGCTCCGGTGCGTTCTTCGGTGGCCTCACCGACGCGCTCGAGTCGCTGCGCGAGCGCGGCATCCGGGCGCGCGTGCTCTACCTCGAGGCCGCCGACGAGGTCCTCGTCCGCCGTCAGGAGGCCGCGCGCCGACCGCACCCGCTCAGCATGGAGGGACGGCTGCTCGACGGCTTCAACCGCGAGCGCGAGCTGCTGCGCACGGTCCGCGGTCGCGCCGACATCGTCATCGACACGACGCGGCTCAACATCCACCACCTCGCCCGGCGGGTCCAGGCCGCGTTCGAGGAGCCCGGTGCCCTGGGGCTGCGGGCGTCGGTGATGTCGTTCGGCTTCAAGTACGGCATCCCCATCGACGCCGACATGGTCGCCGACATGCGCTTCCTGCCCAACCCGTACTGGGTCGAGGAGCTCCGGCCGATGAGCGGCCTCGACGCCCCGGTCAGCGAGTACGTGCTCAGCCAGCCGAAGGCCGAGGAGTTCCTCGACTCCTACGAGAACCTCGTCGACATGCTCACCGACGGGTTCCTGCACGAGGACAAGCGCTTCCTGACCATCGCGATCGGCTGCACCGGCGGACGTCACCGCAGCGTCGCCATGTCCGAGGCGTTCGCCGAGCGGCTGCGCGGCCACGGCGTGCGCACGCTCGTCGTCCACCGCGACCTGGGGCGCGAGTGA
- the uvrC gene encoding excinuclease ABC subunit UvrC has translation MADPATYRPAPGEIPVEPGVYRFRDAQGRVIYVGKAKSLRARLNSYFQDVAGLHERTARMVTTAASVDWTVVTTEVEALQLEYTWIKEFDPRFNVKYRDDKSYPWLAVTVGEEVPRVQVMRGAQRKGVRYFGPYGHAWAIRDTVDTLLRVFPMRSCSAGVYRRAQGIGRPCLLGDIGKCAAPCVGRVTPEEHRDIVDDFMAFMGGQTSGFVKGIEQKMRHAAEQQEYELAAKYRDDLGALRRALEKQTVVLGDGTDADVLGFVDDPLEVAVQIFSVRGGRIRGQRGWVADKADDADFPELVQRAVMTLYENTTTEAIPRQVLVPELPADVDAVTELLTELRGGPVRIRVPQRGDKKRLLETVEQNAQQVMARHKLKRAGDLTARSKALEEIQEYLDLPTAPLRIECYDVSNLQGTEIVASMVVFEDGLPRKGEYRRFTIRHEGQSDVAAMHEVITRRFQRLLKARKEGDEVPGIDPETGLPRKFAYAPGLVVVDGGPPQVAAAQAAMDELGITDVALCGLAKRLEEVWVPQDVDPVIFPRTSEALYLLQRVRDEAHRFAITHHRQRRAKAMTGSALDDVPGLGPSRRKALMAAFGSVRKIRAASVEEVAAVPGFGRATAESVVAALAADTPGPTVDTATGEIVEDR, from the coding sequence GTGGCGGATCCAGCGACCTATCGGCCGGCTCCGGGGGAGATCCCCGTCGAGCCCGGGGTGTACCGGTTCCGGGACGCGCAGGGGAGGGTGATCTACGTCGGGAAGGCGAAGTCCCTCCGCGCCCGGCTCAACTCCTACTTCCAGGACGTCGCGGGCCTGCACGAGCGCACCGCGCGCATGGTCACCACGGCCGCGTCGGTCGACTGGACCGTGGTCACCACCGAGGTCGAGGCGCTGCAGCTCGAGTACACGTGGATCAAGGAGTTCGACCCGCGGTTCAACGTCAAGTACCGCGACGACAAGAGCTACCCGTGGCTCGCGGTCACGGTCGGCGAGGAGGTGCCGCGCGTGCAGGTCATGCGCGGTGCGCAGCGCAAGGGCGTGCGCTACTTCGGCCCCTACGGCCACGCCTGGGCCATCCGCGACACCGTCGACACGCTGCTGCGCGTTTTCCCGATGCGCTCCTGCTCCGCCGGCGTCTACCGACGAGCGCAGGGCATCGGGCGTCCCTGCCTCCTCGGCGACATCGGCAAGTGCGCCGCGCCGTGCGTCGGACGGGTCACGCCCGAGGAGCACCGCGACATCGTCGACGACTTCATGGCGTTCATGGGCGGGCAGACCTCCGGCTTCGTCAAGGGCATCGAACAGAAGATGCGCCACGCCGCGGAGCAGCAGGAGTACGAGCTGGCCGCGAAGTACCGCGACGACCTCGGGGCTCTCCGTCGGGCGCTCGAGAAGCAGACGGTCGTGCTCGGCGACGGCACCGACGCCGACGTGCTCGGCTTCGTCGACGACCCCCTCGAGGTGGCCGTGCAGATCTTCTCCGTCCGTGGCGGACGCATCCGCGGCCAGCGCGGGTGGGTCGCCGACAAGGCCGACGACGCCGACTTCCCCGAGCTCGTGCAGCGCGCCGTCATGACCCTGTACGAGAACACCACCACCGAGGCCATCCCGCGCCAGGTGCTCGTGCCCGAGCTGCCCGCCGACGTCGACGCCGTCACCGAGCTGCTCACCGAGCTGCGCGGCGGTCCGGTGCGGATCCGGGTGCCGCAGCGCGGCGACAAGAAGCGCCTGCTCGAGACCGTCGAGCAGAACGCGCAGCAGGTCATGGCCCGGCACAAGCTCAAGCGCGCCGGCGACCTCACCGCGCGGAGCAAGGCGCTCGAGGAGATCCAGGAGTACCTCGACCTGCCCACCGCGCCGCTGCGCATCGAGTGCTACGACGTGTCGAACCTGCAGGGCACCGAGATCGTCGCCTCCATGGTGGTCTTCGAGGACGGTCTGCCGCGCAAGGGCGAGTACCGCCGCTTCACCATCCGTCACGAGGGCCAGAGCGACGTCGCCGCCATGCACGAGGTCATCACCCGACGCTTCCAGCGGCTGCTGAAGGCGCGCAAGGAGGGCGACGAGGTGCCCGGCATCGACCCCGAGACCGGGCTGCCGCGCAAGTTCGCGTACGCGCCCGGGCTGGTCGTCGTCGACGGCGGCCCGCCGCAGGTCGCGGCGGCCCAGGCGGCCATGGACGAGCTCGGCATCACCGACGTCGCCCTGTGCGGGCTCGCGAAGCGGCTGGAGGAGGTGTGGGTGCCGCAGGACGTCGACCCCGTCATCTTCCCGCGCACCAGTGAGGCGCTCTACCTCCTGCAGCGCGTGCGCGACGAGGCGCACCGCTTCGCGATCACCCACCACCGGCAGCGTCGTGCGAAGGCCATGACCGGCAGCGCGCTCGACGACGTCCCGGGGCTCGGGCCGAGCCGGCGCAAGGCCCTCATGGCGGCGTTCGGGTCGGTCCGCAAGATCCGCGCCGCGAGCGTCGAGGAGGTGGCGGCCGTGCCCGGGTTCGGACGCGCTACGGCAGAATCCGTCGTGGCGGCACTCGCCGCCGACACGCCCGGGCCCACCGTCGACACCGCGACGGGGGAGATCGTGGAGGACCGATGA
- a CDS encoding type IV toxin-antitoxin system AbiEi family antitoxin domain-containing protein has product MNEVEHAARERGGFVLRSDLLALGWSDQSIAAHLMAGVLTRIRVGTYALPHFLASLDREQRHLLLARSVLAKFAPGSMALSHHSAAIAHGMATWAVDLQVVHVMRLDPGSARSESGVHHHRRLDGVEVVETLSGLPAVRADHAAFQVACGQDVRRALVVMDSALHLGLAERAALQEATGRFRGWQGSRLARLVVRRADPGAHTAAESLLRQVCFEAGLPIPVTQFPVADDRGEVFAWTDVGWPEHRHVGEVDGRRKYWRDLRPGEDASDVVVREKHREDRIRRRDFGVSRATFSEVTPKHAGATGRRIAHELEQSDRIYRRRRRHIA; this is encoded by the coding sequence ATGAACGAGGTCGAGCACGCCGCGAGAGAACGAGGAGGGTTCGTGCTCCGATCGGACCTTCTCGCTCTGGGGTGGAGCGACCAGAGCATCGCGGCGCACCTGATGGCAGGTGTGTTGACACGAATCCGGGTCGGGACCTACGCCCTCCCGCACTTCCTCGCGTCCCTCGACCGGGAGCAGCGTCACCTGCTCCTCGCCCGCAGTGTGCTGGCGAAGTTCGCGCCAGGGAGCATGGCATTGTCGCACCACAGTGCAGCAATCGCGCACGGCATGGCCACGTGGGCGGTCGACCTGCAAGTCGTCCACGTGATGAGGCTCGATCCGGGTTCGGCACGGTCGGAGTCGGGAGTGCACCACCATCGAAGGCTCGACGGCGTTGAGGTCGTCGAGACTCTCTCTGGTCTTCCCGCGGTGCGAGCCGACCACGCTGCGTTTCAGGTGGCGTGCGGTCAGGACGTCCGGCGCGCGCTCGTCGTCATGGACTCGGCGCTGCACCTGGGCCTGGCCGAACGCGCAGCGCTCCAGGAGGCCACCGGACGCTTCCGGGGATGGCAGGGGTCACGGCTGGCTCGACTCGTCGTGCGTCGGGCGGACCCCGGAGCCCACACAGCGGCCGAGTCGCTGCTCCGGCAGGTGTGCTTCGAGGCCGGACTACCGATACCGGTCACGCAGTTCCCTGTCGCCGACGATCGCGGGGAGGTCTTCGCCTGGACCGACGTCGGATGGCCGGAGCATCGTCACGTCGGCGAGGTCGACGGTCGGCGCAAGTACTGGCGCGACCTTCGGCCGGGTGAGGATGCGAGCGACGTCGTCGTGCGCGAGAAGCACCGGGAGGACCGCATCCGACGCCGTGACTTCGGCGTCTCTCGTGCCACCTTCTCGGAGGTGACGCCGAAGCACGCAGGGGCCACGGGGCGACGCATCGCCCACGAGCTCGAGCAGTCCGACCGCATCTATCGCCGCCGTCGCCGCCACATCGCGTGA